One window from the genome of Nicotiana sylvestris chromosome 9, ASM39365v2, whole genome shotgun sequence encodes:
- the LOC104240307 gene encoding glutamyl-tRNA(Gln) amidotransferase subunit B, chloroplastic/mitochondrial-like, protein MRNGIEAAELQRLVRYLGVSNGNMQEGSLRCDVNISIRPIGQLEFGTKVEIKNLNSFSSVSRAIDYEISRQVLLHSQGQVDQIVQETRLWEEGAQKTVTMRKKEALADYRYIPEPDLPVVTLTDEYVDNIRESLPEVPEAKRRRYENMGLSMQDVLFLANDMNIAEFFDATIAAGADVKLAANWIMGDIAAYMKNEKVTINEIKLTPQELGELIASIKDGTISGKIGKEILFELMAKGGTVKGLIKEKDLVQA, encoded by the exons ATGAGAAATGGTATTGAAGCCGCAGAATTGCAAAGGTTGGTCAGGTATCTGGGAGTGAGTAATGGGAATATGCAAGAAGGATCACTTCGCTGTGACGTCAATATCTCAATTCGTCCTATTGGGCAGTTAGAGTTTGGTACAAAG GTGGAAATTAAAAACTTGAACTCCTTCTCATCGGTGAGTAGGGCCATTGATTATGAAATTTCAAGACAGGTGCTTCTACATAGCCAAGGTCAGGTTGATCAAATTGTACAGGAAACTCGTCTATGGGAGGAAGGTGCTCAG AAAACGGTAACAATGCGGAAAAAGGAAGCACTTGCTGACTATCGTTATATCCCTGAACCTGATCTTCCTGTAGTTACTCTCACAGATGAGTATGTGGACAATATCCGTGAGTCATTGCCTGAAGTTCCAGAAGCTAAGCGTCGGAGGTATGAGAACATGGGCCTAAGCATGCAGGATGTCTTGTTTCTCGCCAATGACATGAAT ATTGCAGAATTTTTTGATGCAACAATTGCAGCGGGTGCCGATGTAAAGCTTGCTGCCAATTGGATTATGGGTGATATTGCTGCatatatgaaaaatgaaaaagtaaCTATCAATGAGATTAAACTTACCCCTCAAGAACTTGGGGAGCTCATAGCTTCCATTAAAGATGGGACTATCAGTGGAAAGATTGGGAAGGAG ATTTTATTTGAGCTAATGGCCAAGGGTGGAACTGTCAAGGGACTGATAAAAGAAAAGGATTTGGTTCAG
- the LOC138878653 gene encoding secreted RxLR effector protein 161-like, whose amino-acid sequence MLQQGYKISKYDHCVYLRKFKDGSFIYVLLYVDDMLIASKNSEEIVKLKIQLKEEFEIKDLVFKQEGDQSVVGYCDSDFAGDLDKRRSTTGYVFTFARAPVSWKSTLQSTIGLSTTEAEYMAITEAVKEAIWLQWLLKELAPTIMRMAKEKLLHYMSKKSDACLIMFNEGEP is encoded by the exons atgttgcaGCAAGGGTACAAGATAAGCAAGTatgatcattgtgtgtatttgcgcaagtttaaagatggttcctttataTATGTTCttctatatgttgatgatatgttgatagcttccaagaattcggaagaaattgttaagttgaagattcaactgaaggaGGAGTTCGAGATAAAGGATCTGG tttttaaGCAGGAAGGCGATcaatctgtagttggatattgtgactcagattttgcagGTGATCtagacaaacgaagatcaactactggttatgtgtttacttttgcaagagcaccagttagttggaagtctactttgcagtcaacaattggtttgtctacaacagaggcagagtacatggctattacagaggctgtgaaggaagCAATTTGGCTTCAGTggttgctaaaggagcttg CTCCTACCATAATGAGAATGGCAAAAGAAAAGTTACTTCATTATATGTCAAAGAAATCTGATGCTTGCTTAATCATGTTTAATGAAGGGGAGCCTTGA